One Leptolyngbya ohadii IS1 genomic window carries:
- a CDS encoding peptidoglycan DD-metalloendopeptidase family protein: MRLWMRFKQLIFTFAVAAIMMLVTTAPAHALELSRGVYRIPYDDGTEVRVGSDHNDHSPIGRIDMSGRGSSTYKIVAAAGGWIRFIEDSFSQAQPTSTRKPGDACNNNYVWIEHPNGEWTKYSHMSKDSATRKAGLSVGQWVNAGTYLGDEDDVGCANGNHLHFEVAVPRDTNPINPVGGFVNDNGGSERNRIPRICGISNGVFKTGTSYTAAWMPENYRRGLPEIARHGLSIEHYQCQFNQMVDAGYEPSWLDMFDDNGKTYVNVIGQRASGQGNAFHNLTGEQYQQRFEDLKKAGYKPVIVDSYLLNGQVRYAGFFKKGFGPDYAGYHGISAAEHQAKLDDWTEKGFFPTSISVVSVNGQRQYTGIYEKASLGSWQLKSQLKTSQYQETYDDNKEAGRHVAYLNGYKHAGESYLVAIFSSNVPQGGKYRHGLNGSQYQSEYESARSANLLTRIVTGYSEGGRKYAAAWR, from the coding sequence ATGCGTTTATGGATGAGATTCAAGCAGTTGATATTCACCTTTGCAGTAGCAGCAATAATGATGCTAGTTACTACCGCTCCTGCACATGCGCTAGAGCTATCAAGGGGCGTCTATCGTATTCCCTATGACGATGGAACTGAAGTTCGGGTAGGCAGTGATCACAATGATCACTCTCCCATCGGTCGAATTGATATGTCAGGTAGAGGTAGTTCTACCTATAAGATTGTAGCTGCCGCTGGTGGTTGGATTCGATTTATTGAAGATAGTTTTAGCCAAGCACAACCTACGAGCACACGAAAACCAGGAGATGCTTGCAACAATAACTATGTGTGGATTGAGCACCCCAATGGCGAGTGGACAAAATACTCACATATGTCTAAAGACTCAGCAACTAGGAAGGCTGGGCTTTCCGTTGGTCAATGGGTAAATGCAGGTACATATCTGGGCGACGAAGACGATGTTGGTTGTGCCAACGGCAATCATTTGCACTTTGAAGTGGCTGTTCCTCGTGACACCAATCCAATCAATCCCGTCGGTGGTTTCGTCAATGATAATGGGGGCAGTGAGCGCAACCGCATTCCTCGCATTTGTGGCATTTCTAATGGTGTCTTCAAAACTGGCACAAGCTATACTGCCGCATGGATGCCGGAAAACTACCGCAGGGGACTACCGGAAATCGCGCGTCATGGATTGAGTATTGAGCATTATCAGTGTCAGTTTAACCAAATGGTTGATGCTGGTTATGAACCTAGCTGGCTCGATATGTTTGATGACAACGGTAAGACTTACGTCAACGTGATTGGGCAACGAGCTTCAGGTCAAGGAAATGCTTTCCACAATCTCACTGGAGAACAATATCAGCAAAGATTTGAAGACCTGAAAAAAGCAGGCTACAAACCTGTGATTGTGGATAGCTATCTTTTGAATGGCCAGGTTCGATACGCTGGTTTTTTCAAGAAGGGTTTCGGTCCTGATTATGCTGGTTACCATGGCATTTCAGCAGCAGAGCATCAGGCTAAGCTAGATGACTGGACGGAGAAAGGATTTTTCCCAACAAGCATTTCGGTGGTTTCCGTCAATGGACAGCGCCAATACACAGGGATCTATGAGAAGGCAAGTTTGGGCTCCTGGCAACTCAAATCCCAGCTAAAAACAAGCCAGTATCAGGAGACTTACGATGACAATAAAGAGGCAGGTCGGCACGTAGCTTATCTCAATGGTTACAAGCATGCTGGTGAGTCCTACCTAGTTGCAATTTTTAGCTCAAACGTACCTCAAGGTGGTAAGTATCGTCATGGGCTTAATGGTTCGCAATACCAGAGCGAATATGAAAGTGCTCGCAGTGCTAATCTGCTGACGAGAATTGTTACAGGATATAGCGAAGGGGGTCGCAAATATGCTGCTGCCTGGCGGTAA
- a CDS encoding GNAT family N-acetyltransferase: MAYCEPERMTDQTWNLQLIAIQPDYQGQGQGGELLHYVEETLKACGGRMLLVETLASFDLAQAFYKKYGYEEEARIRDFYAASEDKVVFRKILTGNF; encoded by the coding sequence GTGGCTTACTGTGAACCCGAACGGATGACGGATCAGACCTGGAATCTGCAACTGATCGCGATTCAGCCCGATTATCAGGGGCAGGGACAGGGTGGCGAGCTATTGCACTACGTCGAAGAAACGTTGAAGGCGTGCGGTGGACGAATGCTACTGGTGGAAACGTTAGCAAGCTTTGACCTGGCGCAAGCATTCTACAAGAAGTATGGTTATGAGGAAGAGGCACGAATTCGTGACTTTTATGCAGCCAGCGAGGATAAGGTCGTATTCCGTAAAATATTGACTGGGAATTTCTGA
- a CDS encoding IS6 family transposase, translated as MSTASLFKWRHFLPEIILLNVRWYCRYSLSYRDLEEMMQERGVAVDHSTINRWVLKYAPKLDKRIRPHLKPTNDSWRVDETYIKVKGVWKYLYRAVDFQGNTLDFMLSAKRDAKAAARFFRKVLKAQHTQTPRVITVDKNAAYPIAVETLKGDKIIDKETQLRQSKYLNNTVEQDHRHIKRIVKPMMGFKSFNSARRTLSGIEVMNIIRKGQVNGIAQGDSVSQTKFIEALFGIAV; from the coding sequence ATGTCTACTGCTTCTCTGTTCAAATGGCGGCACTTTCTGCCCGAAATCATCCTGCTCAATGTGCGGTGGTATTGCCGTTACTCCTTGAGCTATCGAGATTTAGAGGAAATGATGCAGGAGCGAGGGGTGGCGGTAGACCACTCGACGATCAACCGTTGGGTGTTGAAGTATGCTCCGAAACTGGACAAACGCATTCGCCCCCATCTTAAGCCTACCAATGACTCGTGGCGCGTGGACGAAACTTACATCAAGGTCAAGGGCGTGTGGAAGTATCTCTATCGCGCCGTGGATTTCCAGGGCAATACCCTGGACTTTATGCTTAGCGCCAAGCGGGATGCGAAAGCTGCCGCCCGATTCTTTCGCAAAGTCCTGAAAGCTCAGCACACTCAAACTCCACGAGTCATTACCGTTGATAAAAATGCGGCTTATCCGATCGCGGTCGAGACGTTGAAAGGGGATAAGATAATCGACAAGGAGACCCAACTGAGGCAGAGCAAGTATCTCAACAACACTGTTGAGCAGGATCATCGACACATCAAGCGCATTGTGAAGCCGATGATGGGGTTTAAGTCGTTCAATAGTGCAAGAAGAACGTTGAGCGGGATTGAAGTGATGAATATAATCCGCAAAGGGCAGGTGAATGGAATTGCTCAGGGGGATAGTGTCTCTCAAACTAAATTTATTGAAGCACTCTTTGGAATTGCTGTTTAA
- a CDS encoding MFS transporter: MVQKHWSSQPSSGLQGDRALIRLSPFILYCGFLAFLGFGVLNPLLPTLVRQYGGTAWEVGLLYATFSFSQFLTLPGIGALSDARGRRTMMLISLLGATLGYFLFASGATLGIMILGWAIVGLSDGVASTVFATIADTTTPQQRTRAFSWVSAAIALGLIVGPIVSGILSRLSPVAPVYFVAIAFLMALVWGYVAMPETLPGTQRSHLPHWRHLNPFTQLRLSLTLPQLRRLVASFFLVNLAMFALISNLPALASERFGWTPEQIAPLFALFGLVSVFTQAIVIPKLIPQFGEIRLAVMGTELASLAFVAYSLFPLSGSAVFLYVGSVLVGLGQPIAETALTGLISTSVGVSLQGRINSSLQTIQALARVIASLFAGWLYQSVHPITPYGFGAIAMLLAGFAVQHVSKTLPKRLISGNTVLITGGSSGIGLAFAKRFLQTGNRVIITGRNAEKLANVQADYPEMIAEVADMADLEALQKLVDRYSDVNIMINNAGIQYNYDFVDQTVPVEFIETELKTNLIAPLQLIKLMLPQLLIKPKAAIVNVSSGLGLVPKQTAPVYCGSKAGLHIATKALRWQLEATSVKVFEVIAPLVDTPMTAGRGKGKITPDALVDEFWGDFCHAWCHPNLQHYYEIPIGKVKLLLVLQRWLPTLVEKILRPGL, from the coding sequence ATGGTTCAGAAACATTGGTCATCTCAGCCCTCTAGCGGTTTGCAGGGCGATCGCGCCTTGATTCGGTTAAGTCCGTTTATCCTGTACTGTGGGTTTCTCGCATTCTTAGGGTTTGGAGTCCTCAATCCGCTTTTACCCACCCTGGTTAGACAATACGGTGGAACCGCCTGGGAAGTGGGATTGCTCTATGCAACGTTCTCTTTCTCGCAGTTCCTGACCTTACCCGGCATTGGCGCACTCAGCGATGCTCGCGGGCGGCGAACCATGATGCTGATCAGCTTACTGGGAGCCACGCTGGGCTATTTCTTATTTGCATCAGGGGCAACGCTGGGAATCATGATTCTCGGATGGGCGATCGTGGGATTAAGCGATGGGGTTGCCAGTACCGTTTTTGCCACCATTGCCGACACAACAACACCCCAGCAGCGAACTCGTGCCTTCTCCTGGGTGAGTGCGGCGATCGCGTTGGGGCTGATCGTGGGTCCGATCGTGAGCGGTATTTTGTCTCGGTTGAGTCCTGTTGCCCCGGTGTATTTTGTTGCGATCGCGTTTCTGATGGCGTTGGTGTGGGGCTACGTTGCCATGCCAGAAACCTTACCGGGCACGCAGCGATCGCACCTCCCCCACTGGCGACACCTCAATCCCTTCACCCAGTTGCGGCTCAGTCTGACACTGCCCCAGTTGCGGCGACTGGTTGCCAGCTTTTTTCTGGTGAATCTCGCGATGTTTGCTCTGATCTCAAATCTGCCTGCCCTTGCGAGTGAACGATTCGGCTGGACACCGGAACAAATTGCGCCGCTGTTTGCCCTGTTTGGTCTCGTGAGTGTGTTCACTCAAGCGATCGTCATTCCAAAACTGATTCCCCAATTCGGTGAAATTCGTTTGGCTGTGATGGGAACTGAGTTGGCAAGTCTTGCTTTTGTAGCTTATAGCCTGTTTCCCCTGTCCGGTTCTGCTGTGTTTCTCTATGTCGGTAGTGTACTGGTCGGGTTGGGGCAACCGATCGCTGAAACAGCACTCACTGGATTAATTTCGACCAGTGTGGGTGTAAGTTTGCAAGGACGCATTAACAGCAGTCTGCAAACGATCCAGGCATTGGCGCGGGTGATCGCTTCGTTGTTCGCAGGGTGGCTCTATCAAAGCGTTCATCCCATTACTCCCTATGGATTTGGGGCGATCGCAATGCTATTAGCAGGTTTTGCCGTACAACACGTCTCGAAAACACTGCCAAAACGTCTCATCAGTGGCAACACCGTTTTAATTACCGGAGGATCATCTGGGATTGGACTCGCATTTGCCAAACGGTTCTTACAAACAGGAAATCGGGTCATCATTACTGGACGCAATGCCGAAAAACTCGCAAACGTGCAGGCTGATTATCCAGAAATGATCGCCGAAGTTGCGGATATGGCAGATCTGGAAGCATTACAAAAATTAGTGGATCGCTATTCCGATGTGAATATTATGATCAACAACGCAGGCATTCAATACAACTATGATTTTGTTGATCAAACCGTTCCCGTTGAGTTCATCGAAACAGAATTAAAAACCAATTTGATTGCACCGTTGCAGTTGATAAAGTTGATGCTACCGCAGTTATTGATAAAGCCCAAAGCGGCGATCGTCAACGTATCTTCTGGGTTAGGACTGGTTCCTAAGCAGACTGCCCCGGTTTATTGCGGCAGTAAAGCCGGACTGCATATTGCCACAAAAGCATTACGCTGGCAGTTAGAAGCCACTTCAGTCAAAGTCTTTGAGGTAATTGCGCCTTTGGTAGATACGCCCATGACCGCTGGACGAGGAAAAGGCAAGATTACCCCGGATGCTTTAGTGGATGAGTTTTGGGGGGATTTTTGCCATGCCTGGTGTCACCCTAACTTGCAGCATTATTATGAGATACCCATTGGCAAAGTAAAACTGCTGTTAGTGCTACAGCGATGGCTTCCTACGTTAGTCGAAAAGATTCTCCGACCTGGGCTGTAG
- a CDS encoding IS6 family transposase, with product MFTASLFKWRHFLPEIILLNVRWYCRYSLSYRDLEEMMQERGVEVDHSTINRWVLRYAPELDKRIRRHLKPTNDSWRVDETYIKVKGVWKYLYRAVDSEGNTLDFLLSAKRDSRAAARFFRKVLKGQHTHAPRVITVDKNAAYPVAIETLKGDEMIDQETELRQSKYLNNVIEQDHRHIKRIVKPMMGFKSFNSARRTLSGIEAMNMMRKGQVKEVERGDVSAQAQQFSFWYFCTNLCVLKRLTRTRE from the coding sequence ATGTTTACTGCTTCCCTATTCAAGTGGCGGCACTTCTTGCCCGAAATCATCCTGCTGAACGTTCGCTGGTATTGTCGCTATTCGCTCAGCTACCGAGATTTGGAGGAGATGATGCAGGAGCGGGGGGTGGAGGTGGATCACTCAACCATTAACCGTTGGGTTTTAAGGTATGCCCCGGAATTGGACAAACGGATTCGACGGCACCTGAAACCGACGAACGACTCGTGGCGGGTGGACGAGACGTATATCAAAGTCAAGGGGGTGTGGAAGTATTTGTACCGAGCGGTTGACTCAGAGGGGAATACGCTGGACTTTCTACTGAGCGCAAAGCGGGATAGCAGGGCAGCGGCACGATTCTTTCGCAAAGTTCTGAAAGGTCAGCACACTCATGCTCCACGGGTCATTACCGTTGATAAAAATGCGGCTTATCCCGTCGCAATCGAGACGTTGAAAGGGGATGAGATGATCGATCAGGAGACCGAATTAAGGCAGAGTAAATATTTGAATAATGTCATTGAGCAGGATCATCGGCATATCAAGCGCATTGTGAAACCGATGATGGGGTTCAAGTCGTTTAACAGCGCGAGACGCACCTTGAGTGGAATCGAGGCAATGAACATGATGCGTAAAGGACAAGTCAAAGAGGTAGAACGAGGAGATGTATCTGCTCAGGCACAGCAATTCTCATTTTGGTACTTTTGTACGAATTTATGCGTTCTGAAGCGTTTGACTCGAACGAGAGAATGA
- a CDS encoding IS3 family transposase (programmed frameshift), translated as MANKRKQYSAQFKAKVALAAIRGEKTVAELASQYEVHPTMINNWKRQLLEGASNVFESGSATPPALGDQQAQIDELYQQIGQLKVERGFFSQQVSTVGLEARKALVIADHPDLSIVQQCRLLQLARSSLYYQPKTPSDEELELLRLIDQQYLETPFYGSRKMTVFLQQQGYRINRKRTQRLMRQLGLQVIYPKPNLSKPHPEHRVYPYLLRDLAVTTPNQVWCTDITYLPVLKGHFYLVAIMDWYSRKVLTWRISNTMDVGFCLDALQQALSDYDKPEIFNSDQGSQFTANAFTGCLKAAEVNISMDGRGRCHDNIFIERLWRSIKYELIYLKAFEDGRHLYQEVGQWFEWYNQERFHQALEYKTPNQVYYQDNDIENVS; from the exons ATGGCAAATAAACGCAAACAATACAGTGCCCAATTCAAGGCTAAAGTCGCTCTTGCTGCAATTCGAGGTGAGAAGACGGTTGCAGAGTTAGCAAGCCAGTATGAAGTTCATCCGACGATGATCAACAACTGGAAACGGCAACTGCTGGAAGGAGCGAGCAACGTCTTCGAGTCTGGTAGTGCTACTCCCCCTGCACTGGGCGACCAGCAGGCGCAGATTGATGAACTGTACCAGCAGATTGGACAACTCAAGGTGGAACGAG GATTTTTTAGCCAACAGGTCAGCACAGTTGGGCTTGAAGCTCGAAAAGCCCTGGTGATAGCTGACCATCCTGACCTCAGTATTGTGCAGCAATGTCGATTGCTCCAACTTGCCCGTTCCAGCCTGTATTATCAGCCGAAAACCCCGTCAGATGAGGAGTTAGAGTTACTGCGCCTGATTGACCAGCAGTATTTAGAAACCCCCTTCTATGGCAGTCGCAAGATGACAGTTTTCCTGCAACAACAGGGCTATCGCATTAATCGCAAACGAACGCAGCGATTAATGCGACAGCTTGGACTCCAGGTGATCTATCCCAAGCCAAACTTGAGCAAGCCCCACCCAGAACATCGGGTTTATCCCTATCTGCTACGAGACTTGGCGGTAACAACACCGAATCAAGTTTGGTGTACCGACATCACTTATTTGCCTGTACTCAAAGGACACTTTTATCTGGTTGCCATCATGGATTGGTATAGCCGCAAAGTGCTGACATGGCGCATCTCAAACACAATGGACGTAGGGTTCTGCCTGGATGCTCTCCAACAGGCACTATCAGACTATGACAAGCCGGAGATTTTTAATTCTGATCAAGGCAGCCAGTTCACAGCGAATGCGTTCACAGGTTGCCTCAAAGCGGCTGAGGTAAACATTAGCATGGATGGACGAGGGCGATGTCATGACAATATCTTTATTGAACGGTTGTGGCGGTCGATAAAGTACGAGTTAATTTACCTGAAGGCATTTGAGGATGGAAGACATCTATATCAGGAGGTTGGGCAATGGTTTGAATGGTACAACCAGGAGAGATTCCATCAAGCACTGGAATACAAAACACCAAATCAGGTGTATTATCAAGACAACGATATTGAGAACGTAAGTTAG
- a CDS encoding GNAT family N-acetyltransferase, with amino-acid sequence MVLTNLSLIKLASEHKQSLLSLVEDFHSAGEYRFQSDLEQIHNDFDVYTQRLLAMEAGVGLSKGMVPQTTLWLVRDNTYLIGKSHLRHQLTPTLKHHGGHIGYIVRPSERGRGYGTRLLKLTLGKARDLGLSRILITCDTDNIPSVRVIGKNGGVLENQLISNVSGVMISRYWIYL; translated from the coding sequence TTGGTACTGACCAATCTTTCGTTAATTAAACTTGCTTCAGAGCACAAGCAGTCACTTCTATCGCTTGTGGAAGACTTCCATTCCGCAGGAGAGTATCGGTTTCAGTCTGATTTAGAACAAATTCACAATGATTTTGATGTGTACACTCAGCGCCTATTAGCTATGGAAGCAGGCGTAGGGCTGTCAAAAGGGATGGTTCCCCAAACAACACTCTGGCTTGTGAGAGACAATACCTATTTAATCGGAAAAAGCCATTTGCGTCATCAGTTAACGCCAACCCTTAAACACCATGGTGGACATATTGGTTATATAGTCCGTCCATCAGAGCGTGGCAGAGGCTATGGAACCCGTCTACTTAAATTGACTCTGGGTAAAGCACGTGATTTAGGACTATCTCGCATCCTAATCACTTGTGATACTGACAATATTCCTTCAGTGCGTGTGATTGGAAAGAATGGAGGAGTACTAGAAAACCAATTAATATCGAACGTATCGGGGGTAATGATTTCAAGGTACTGGATATATTTATAA
- a CDS encoding Crp/Fnr family transcriptional regulator: MEKLSEIFRPSSLSAGQFFIQAGERPTQIGFVVSGLIRLYYVNSAGVEFTKAFCPENHFVAAYSALLLNQPARFFIEALEDTFLLVVDYQAYQQLCAEHACWQTISHRLVEGLFIKKEKREAELLLDDATTRYQTFLAEYPDLENRVKQYHIASYLGISPVSLSRIRKSLNAD, encoded by the coding sequence ATGGAGAAGCTGTCAGAGATTTTTCGTCCTTCCAGTTTGTCTGCGGGGCAGTTTTTCATTCAGGCGGGTGAAAGACCAACTCAAATTGGATTTGTGGTTTCAGGGCTGATACGGCTTTACTATGTCAACTCGGCAGGCGTTGAATTCACTAAAGCCTTCTGTCCGGAAAATCATTTTGTTGCCGCGTATAGTGCCCTGCTGTTGAACCAACCTGCGCGTTTTTTTATTGAAGCCTTGGAGGATACGTTTCTTTTGGTGGTGGATTATCAAGCATACCAGCAGCTTTGTGCAGAACACGCTTGCTGGCAAACGATCAGCCATCGCCTGGTAGAAGGGTTATTTATCAAAAAAGAGAAGCGGGAAGCAGAATTGCTGCTGGACGATGCGACGACGAGGTATCAAACGTTTCTGGCGGAATATCCTGATTTAGAAAATCGCGTTAAGCAGTATCACATTGCATCCTATCTTGGCATTTCTCCAGTGTCCCTGAGCCGCATTCGCAAGTCTCTTAACGCAGATTAA
- a CDS encoding GIY-YIG nuclease family protein has translation MVERAESDTHYVYIVRCANGSLYTGYTKNIESRIAAHNDGKGGRYTKAYRPVELLASWSFQTKRQALQIEYRIKQLSRQKKLELVQQPDIPKWL, from the coding sequence ATGGTCGAGCGAGCTGAATCTGATACCCATTATGTGTATATTGTGCGTTGTGCCAATGGTTCTCTGTACACGGGGTACACCAAGAACATCGAATCGCGAATTGCTGCTCATAACGATGGGAAGGGCGGACGATACACGAAAGCATATCGTCCTGTCGAGCTGCTTGCTTCGTGGAGCTTTCAAACGAAACGACAAGCCTTGCAGATCGAATATCGCATTAAGCAATTGTCCCGCCAAAAGAAATTAGAACTTGTTCAACAGCCTGATATTCCTAAATGGCTTTGA
- a CDS encoding IS701 family transposase: MVEPRAARPTLRFVDEYCEWYAPLFPEVRSFEAFKYLHVGMISELKRKTLPAIAKAVGLDNEQGLHHLLTKSPWSVTRLRQIRLKLILKLLDGQAVILLIDETGDCKKGKHTDYVKRQYIGNVGKKENGIVAVTAYALFRGMILPLSFEVYKPKERLKAGDEYKTKPQIAAEMIRELLSLGFRFELVLADSLYGESKVNFIRVLESLNLPYIVAIRSNHGMWLPQDQEVTCEPWQAFRRTFSNGKTEVRYRSEIIYGKRRTVRYWLLTTNPQTLPDNSTTYVMSNAPEVKLDEIGDRYGERTWIEYGLKQSKDALGWADFRVTHYKQIERWWEIVMSAFTMVSLFADAFNRECPLSHQIFAQHSWWNSQRGWKHLLNNLRLVIEPWIALNRLKPWLEVFEIPSFIQGFIQLIQRMQQFYCPIMHDLLLRRVLFNSA, translated from the coding sequence ATGGTAGAACCTCGTGCGGCTCGTCCTACCCTGCGCTTTGTCGATGAATATTGTGAATGGTATGCCCCGTTGTTTCCCGAAGTGCGAAGCTTTGAAGCCTTCAAATACCTGCATGTGGGCATGATCTCAGAACTAAAACGCAAAACGCTACCAGCCATTGCGAAAGCAGTGGGCTTAGACAATGAGCAAGGCTTACACCACCTATTGACGAAATCGCCCTGGTCGGTGACGCGATTGCGACAGATTCGCTTAAAGCTCATCCTCAAGCTCCTAGACGGGCAAGCCGTGATTCTGTTGATTGACGAAACGGGCGACTGTAAAAAGGGGAAGCACACCGATTACGTCAAGCGACAATACATCGGCAATGTGGGTAAGAAGGAAAATGGCATCGTGGCAGTGACCGCTTATGCCCTATTTCGTGGCATGATATTGCCCCTATCGTTTGAGGTTTACAAGCCCAAAGAGCGGCTCAAAGCGGGTGATGAGTACAAAACGAAACCGCAGATTGCTGCGGAGATGATCCGTGAACTGCTATCGCTGGGATTTCGGTTTGAATTAGTGCTTGCCGATAGTCTGTACGGCGAAAGTAAAGTCAACTTTATCCGTGTATTGGAGTCGTTGAATCTGCCCTACATCGTGGCGATCCGGTCGAACCACGGGATGTGGTTGCCCCAAGACCAAGAGGTAACCTGTGAACCCTGGCAAGCCTTTCGGCGGACCTTTAGCAATGGCAAAACCGAAGTTCGCTATCGCAGCGAGATTATTTATGGGAAACGTCGAACGGTTCGCTACTGGTTGTTAACGACTAACCCACAAACGTTACCGGACAACTCAACCACTTATGTAATGAGCAATGCGCCGGAGGTCAAACTCGATGAGATTGGGGATCGCTACGGCGAACGAACCTGGATTGAGTATGGACTCAAGCAGAGTAAAGATGCTCTGGGATGGGCGGATTTTCGCGTGACCCATTACAAGCAGATTGAGCGATGGTGGGAGATTGTCATGAGTGCTTTCACGATGGTGAGTTTGTTCGCTGATGCCTTCAATCGGGAATGCCCTTTGTCTCACCAGATATTTGCCCAACACTCTTGGTGGAATAGCCAACGGGGTTGGAAACACCTGCTGAACAACCTGCGCTTAGTGATTGAGCCCTGGATTGCTTTAAACCGACTCAAACCCTGGCTTGAGGTGTTTGAAATCCCATCCTTCATCCAGGGATTTATCCAATTAATCCAGCGGATGCAGCAGTTTTATTGCCCCATCATGCATGACCTTTTGCTACGGCGCGTCCTCTTTAACTCTGCTTAA